GTCGATGCACGGAAGAATCGTGCGCTGCCATCGACATGCGCGACGTTGATCCCTCCGGGATGTGCCAATGGACTCTTCGCATCGAAATTGAGAAACCATTTCGGGTCACAATCGTTCGGCGACATCCAATGGACGGCATGCTCGCGATCCGTCTCCAGGACCATCACTGTCTGGTTTGTTCCATCCTTGAATTCTGATAGAGCGCGTCCCCGCGTCGGGTGAAAACAGAGGTCATCGCTGGCCATGGCGACGAAGGTCGTCTGACCTGCCGGCAGTTCTGTCTCCGGACATTGAAAAGCCCGCACAACCGTCTTGAACGCGACTTCATTCGCCGGGTCGTCCCAGGGCTTCGACAGATCGATGGTCTTGTAAAGCTTCTCTTGATCGAGGAACGGCAGGATCAAAGTCCGCCAACTATGCAACGGCTTGCCCAGTGCGTCCACGGTGTAAGCAGGCGGCAACGAGCCGTACTGCTCACTGTAGTTCAGCACTGCCAGGGAAATATATCTCAGATTGTTCAGACACTGGACTCGTCGAGCGGGTTCTTTCGCAAATCGCACGTTTGGAAGCAGCAGCGCCAAGAGGATCAGGAGAGCAAAAGCGATGGCGCCATATTCGACAAAGAACCACGTCCACGAATGCACCCGTTTCGGCGTTTCCAATTTCGTTTCCGGTATGTGATCAGACGACTCTGTCATTGCATTTCATTCTTAGAAGTTGAATCCCTAGCCCCGAGAGCCGCAGGCTAAAACTCTCCGACCGTTTCCCCGCCTGCGATTGTCATCAAGGCTTCGCGAATGGCAACCGGGCTGGCAACATCGAACATCCGCACGCTGCCATCCATCAGAGTCATCTGTATCCCCCCTTTGTGGGAGATGGGATTTTTCTCGCTAAAGCTCAGAAACCACTTCGGGTCACCGTCGTCAGGCGACATCCAGTGGACGGCATGGTCTGAATCGGTCTCGAAGATCATCACGGTGTTGCTCATGCCATCTTTGATTTCAGAGAACGTCCGCCCACGGGTTGGGTGGAAACAGAAGTCTTCGCCAACCATCGCCATGTAAGTCGTCTGAGTTGGTGAGATATTGGCACTGGGGCACTGAAACGTAGGGAGAGCGGTTTTGAATGCCAGCTCATTCGCGGGGTCATTCCAAGGCTTCGACAAATCAATGGTGCGGTACAGCGCAATCTCACCGAGAGACGGTAGCAACAAAGTCCGCCAACTGTGTAGCGGCTTGCCGTTGGCATCCACGGTATAGGCAGGCGGGAGCGATCCGTAGACTTCATAGTAGCTGTGAATTGCCATCCCAAGCTGCTTGAGGTTGTTTTTGCACTGAATTCGTGGGCCGGCTTCTCTGACATTTCGCTGCGCCGGAAGGAGCAGTGCAATCAGAAACAGAATGGCGAAGACGGCTGCGCCACACTCAAGCACGAACCGCGTCCACGAACGCCCCCCCTTCGGCGGCTCCTGAGGCACTTCCGGCCCGAAATCGAGGGGATCAGTCATTGCACGAATTCCCAAAAGACTTGAATTGCATCAACTCCCCTCGCCCCGATGGCGACATTCCACCACCTCGCGGTTGCCATCGGGGAGAGGGGTTGGGGGTGAGGGGAAAAGCCTTGGATTATCAACGACTTGGATTTGGGTTTCAGAACTCTGGCTGGTTTGTCATTAGTGAGAGTCCGCCTCAAGGCCCCTCACCCCAGCCCTCTCCCCGGAGTACCGGGGCGAGGGAGCCATTAAGTAAGCAGGCACTCTCAATCTACGAAGCCGTCACGCCATTTTGCTGGATCAATTCCCGCCGCCGCCACAATTCCGATCAAAACCCCTTCGAGGTTTGTGAGCACGTCGTCGTTTGAGACGCGAAACACACGATACCCGTCCGCTTTGAGCCGCTGCTCCCTGAGGAAATCCTTCGCGGCCCGCTCGGCGTGGCTGTCACCGTCGATTTCGATAATCAGTTTCTGCTCGCGGCAAACGAAGTCGACGACAAACTCGTCGATCACGCATTGGCGGAGAAATTTGAGTTTGCAGAGTCGCCGATTGCGGAGCGCCCGCCAGAGAATCCGCTCCGGTTGCGTCGCCTCTTTTCGCAACTCGCGAGCACGAATTTGCAGCCAGTCTTGTTTGTCGGGCGGGTTGGACATCTTTCGAACCTGGGAATCTGTTCCCCTCACCCCCGGCCCCTCTCCCCGATAGGGCCGCATCAACAGATAGGTCTATCGCTCTCGGGGCGAGGGGGGCGAACAATGGGCAACCTTACATTTTCCGCTTCCATACCTTTCGGGGTTTTTGATCCATGCAGACGGCTGTAGTGAGTCCGGCGAGTCCTCCCAAGCCGAGCAGCAGCGAGAAGCACAAAAGTGCATTGCCGATATAGACGCGGGCAGGATCTTTGTTGCACTCCGCCAGCCACTTCTGCCAGCCATCCTGGGGATTCATGGTCATTGCGGCATCGAGCCAGAATGCAAACCCAACGAAGCCAAGGTAGCCGGACACGAGCGACAGCAAGGCAATGATGACTGGAAACCAGCGATTCGATTTTGATACCTGAGGTTCCATCGCGCCTCCCCTTCAAATTGAGACTCTATGCCCCTCACCCCCGACCCCTCTCCCCGATAGGGTCGCATCAATAGATAGGCCTATCGCTCTCGGGGCGAGGGGGGCATTGGTCACACTCAACTCTCAGCACTCGTCACTCAACTCTTCCCCTCTGGCTTTGAACACTGGACTCTCGACACTCGACTCTTCAATTCACACTCAACCCGCAACACTCGTCACTCAACTCCCTCCCCGCAAAAACCGCTCAAACTCCTTCGGCAGCGGGGCTTCATAGCGGACAGCCGCGCCGGTCACCGGGTGGTCGAAGCCGAGGAGGGCGGCGTGGAGGGCGAGGCCTTTGCCTTTCCAGGCGGGGTGGTGTGACAGGTCGGAGCGATAGCGGTCGTCTCCTAAGACGGGATGCCCCACTTCAGAAAAATGGACTCGAATCTGGTTGCGTCGGCCAGTTTCGAGCGTTGCCCGGACATAGGTCGCGCCCTTCAAGTGCTGTACGACGCGGTAATGCGTGATCGCCAGTTCTCCCTGCTCGCCTGGGCCGACGGAGTAGCGCTGCAGACGTTTGGAGGTCGCCATGTAAGTGCGGAACGTCCCCTGCTCTCTGGTGACCTTGCCGGCAACAATGGCCGCGTATTCGCGTTCGGCTTTGCGGATGCGGAACTGCTCCATCAGCTCTTCGGCGATTCTGGCATTCTTCCCCAGCACCAGAACGCCTGACGTATCGCGATCAAGGCGATGTACTGGTATGGCCTTCGCGCCGCGATGGCGGCGACGGAGATAGTCGGTCACGGCATCTACGAGAGTTTTTTTTCCGCCGTGATCAGTCTGCACGGTCAGAATGCCGGGGGCCTTGTCGACGACGATCAGGTGTTCGTCTTCAAACAGCACGCGAAAGCCGGCCGGCGGACGTTCGCGCGGGGCTTCGCGATACCGCATGTTCGGGTCATGCTTCACGGTGACGACGCTGCCGGGGTCGATGATCAGACCCGGCTTTTTGCAGATGCGGCCATTGAGCTGAACGCAGTCTTGATCGAGCAACCCGCGGACTTCCGAACGGGAACGGCCCGTCAGCGACTGGACAATCTGATCCAGCCGCCGCGGTTCGCCTGAGTCGACCGTGCATTCCGTTACCACCAACGCCATTTGACTCTCTCAATGCAAGTACAGTCGTTCCAGGTTTGACGCCGTCAGACAAAGCAACACTCAGGGAAAAGGGGACAGGGAATAGGGGAAAGTACAATTTCTTGACTGTCCCCTGTCCCTTACTCCGTATCCCCTTGCATCCATCTGATTGAAATCGGAACTACTGAAGGAACACAAATTTTGTCCGACCATTCGGGTCGGGTTGGGCATGGTATCACACAAAATTGACATTCCCCATCTGTGCAGTGGGGGAAACGGCACTATAACCGGACGACCCGCCGCTCGTTGCTCGCACAGGAATTCCCGCGTGGACCTCAAATCGACCTACCCGTTCTGGCCCATCAAGAATGGGCTCCCGGCGACGTATCCGTTCCTCAAGGAAGATGTCACCTGCGACGTGGTGATTCTCGGGGCGGGCATCACCGGAACGCTCGTGGCCGACGAACTCTCGAAACGAGGGCTGGGCGTCGTGCTGCTCGACCGCCGTGATGTCGGACAGGGAAGCACCGCCGCCACCACCGGCCTGCTGCAGTACGAAATCGACGTTCCGCTGTGCGACCTGATCGAACTGGTGGGAAAAGAGACTGCCGAGCGCGCCTATCGACTCTGCCTGGATTCGATTTCTCAACTGGAAACGCTCGCCGCCGAGTGCAAGGGCGAGGTCGCAGGCTTCGACCGCAAGACGAGCATCTATGTCGCCAGCCGCAAACGGCACGTACAGGAACTCGAACGAGAGCAGGCAGCCCGATACGCAGCCGGAATCCCTTCCGAGTTTCTCACCGGCGATGAGCTGCAAGATCGATATGGCCTGAACTTCCCTGTCGCACTCGTCAATCAAACGGCGGCTGTGTGCGATGCCTTCGGCATGACGCACGGCCTGCTGCAGAACTGTTTGCAGCGGGGAGCAAAAGTCTTCGACCGTACCGACGCAGTTCGCATCCGCCAGCGACAAGACAAGGTTGAAGTCACCACCGATCGCGGGCCGACCGTCTTCGCGCGACACATCATCTTTGCCACGGGATATGAGTCACAGAACCAACTCCGCAAACCAGTCGCCAAACTGAAAAGCACCTACGCTTTCGTCAGTCAACCGCTGGAGGAGATGCCAGGCTGGAATGAGAAATGGCTGCTCTGGGAATCGGCGCGGCCATACCTGTACTTGCGAACGACACAGGATCGCCGAGTGCTGCTGGGAGGCGAAGACGATCCGTTTCGCGATCCTGCCCGACGCGACCGCAGCATTCCTCGCAAGACACAAAAGCTGCTCAAACGAGTGTCTGAGCTCTTCCCTAAAATGCCGCTCGAACCTGAGTATGCCTGGGCCGGAACATTCGGCGAAACGAAAGACGGGCTCCCCTACATCGGCGCCAGTCCCGACCGCCCCTGGGCCTGGTTCGCCCTCGGCTTCGGCGGCAACGGCATCACCTTCAGCGCCGTCGCCGCGAAAATTCTGGCAGACCTGATTGTTGGAGATGATTGCCCTGATGCGGAACTGTTTCGATTTGATCGCTGATGAAGAGTCGAGTGTCGAGAGTCCAGAGCCAGAGAGGAGAAGTTGAGCGCTGGGAGGTGAGTGTGGCGGAATGCTCCCCTCGCCCCGAGTGCGACGAGCCCCTGTGATAAGACGCCCTATCGGGGAGAGGGGCCGGGGGTGAGGGGCACAGAGCCGTGGCGGCTTCAAGATTTCAACTTTTTCTCCGACTTCTTCGTCTGCTTGCGGAACTTCGGCAACGGCTCTTCCGCGGGTCCGCCGATCACTTCGCCGGTCGCCGCGAAACGTGAACCGTGGCAAGGGCAGTCCCAGGTCTTCTCGGCGTTATTCCACCGCACCAGGCAGCCCATGTGCGTGCAGACAGCCGAGCATTGCGAGAGCTTGCCACTCTCATCACGAGAACAGGCGACGCTCTGCCCGTCGAGTTTGAGAACTTTCCCTTCGCCCCGTTTGACTGAGCGAGTTGATCCGCGCTCCCCCCGAACGAGCCAGTCGCGGACAAAGTAGTAGGGAAAGTCGAGGTTCTCGGTCAGGTAATCCCAGGCCCCGCCTTTGATCTTCTTTCGCTCGACCGCCAGCAGATCGCTCCACGGATTGGAACGGCCCACCACATAGTCAGACGCCATCATCGCGGCCAGTGTTCCGAACGTGAGACCGTTTCCAGAAAACCCAGTCGCCACGAACTGGTTCTTGGCAATCTCGCCGATATACGGCAGCCCGTCATTTGTTTCGACAACCTGGCCGGACCAGCGAAGATCGATCTTCGCCTCAGGTAGCAATCGCAGCAGTTTCTGTTCGAGACGCTGGAATGCGGCTTCGGTATCGGACTCCTGTCCGGTCTTATGGTCTTCCCCGCCGAGGATTGCCTCATCATGCGTTTCCCCAGAGTCGATCCGCAGATAGTCGTACGGCTCTTTGAGATCCCAGTACACCGCTTCGGTCATTGCCTTACGCGGAATCTTCGCACTGATGACGTATGACGAGTATGGGTACAACTTCGTCTGAAAGAGCGAGGCACTCAGGAAGCCAGCTTTCCCCATCAACGGAACATGCGTGGCGATAATGACCTTCTGACAGCGCAGAGAGAATCCATTGGCCACGACTTCCAGCGGATCATCCTGGACCTCACTGACTTCAGCCTGTTCGAACACGTCGCTGCCATCGCCAGGAATCAGCTTCGCGAGAGCCTGGACATATTTCACCGGATGAAATCTCGCCTGATCGGCGAACCGTACACCGGGCTCATGCAGAGCAAAGATGGAGTCCAAATAGGTCGCTTCGAAACCTGAGTCGCGGGCAGTCTGTGCATCCGCTTGAAGATCGTCAGTCTCTTTCGAAGTCGACTTGTGATTGGGCGCGAGGTGGGGGACGAGAAATCCGGGAATACGCTTAAAGTCACAATCGAGATTGTTGTCGGTCACCAGGCGCTCGATGAGATCGATCGCCGCGCCTCCCCCGCTCCAGACCAGCCCGGCCTCTTCGACACCGAAGTTCTTGACGAGTTCCGAGAAACGGCTGTCGGTGACGTACGACAAGTGAGCGGAGGTATGCCCGGTTTCGCCGCCGGCCACATGCCCTTTTTCAAGCAGGCAAACCTTGCGGCCTGCCTGTTTGAGCAGATACGCCGTCGTGACGCCGGTGATTCCGCCCCCGACGACAACGATGTCGTAATCGCCGCCTGCTTTGAGTTCCGGAAAGGCGACTCGCTTTTTGCCTTGTTCCCATAGCGGTTTGGTCGTCATCGAATTGCGCTCCCTCTTCTGGTGAATCGCGGCGCAGAAGCGCGCGAGCCAGATTGGCGATGCAATTCACATACCGCGAGCCTGCAGCGAATAGTTTGAGACAGGATAAGTGACGGCCGAAACGACGTTACTTCTTGGCCGGCTTCGGGTCCAGATTCAAATTCAACTCATCAGCCGTGACGGTCGAGGCGATTCCCTGCTCAGGCACCTGCGCTTTGGACACCCAGACGAGTGCATTGAGAACCACCTTGCGGAAGTTGTCATTCGCCCAGTTGTCGTGGAAATGGCCGCCGGTGAAGCCGAAGCCGCGACCGCCGTTTGGCCGCTCGATGGCCCACATCATCGCTTCCGCTTTGCCCTTCTCGGCCTGAATGTGAGGGTACGGACCCTTCGGGTACACATACGGCCCATCCCGCACGGCATCGCCCGGCTCGGCGACAAGAATCGGCGTGAACTTCACATCCCCGATGTTCGCAGCAGTGGTTCCATCGAGATTGGAGAGGAACCGCATGTTGAAGTACCACTCGTCCTTGATCTGGAACGGCTTCACTCCGCGTGTGATGGGATGGTCCGGGAACACGGTGAACTCAGGTTCCCACATCGGATTACAGGAGAACATGTTCTCGTAATGACCGCCGATCCAGCGAAGGAACTCGGCGCCTGCCTGACTCGGCACCACTTCCACGCCGTAGTGCATGCAGCCGATGCCGAGCCCTTTGGCGGCGAGGCCGTCGATCAGCTTGAGACGACGGCCGTTCTCCTGCACCAGTTCATGCTTGCCGCCGCCGTCCATGAAGAACACCGCCGCATCGGCCTTCTCGAAGACCGCACCGTCTTCCGGCCAGCCGTTGAGGACATATTCGACCTCGAGACCTGGCACATCCTTTAGACACTTCGCCAGCAACTGCACGCCGGCATTGAACTCATGCATGCGGGGAGGATGCGACGGCTTGCCGGCGACGAGCACGAGACGACGCGGCTCGTCTGCATGGACAGAAGTGACGAGGCCGAGCAGGAGGAAGAAAATGAACAGCGATCGAGCGCGAACGATGAGATTTGTCATTGGTCATTTATCAATTGTCATTTGTCATTGGGAAAATCGTTGATCGATGAGGGTTGAGCGTTGATTGATTCCCTCTGGCTCTGGACTCTCGTCTCTCGACACTGGACTCTTACTTCAGTTCCGTCAGCTCAATGTCCTTAAATCGCACGATTGCTTTGCAGCCGCCGTGGATCTGGACGGCGATGATACCGGACTTGGCGATCGCCGGGTCTTCTTCGGTGTAGTCGACGGTCTTCACGCCGTTGAGCCAGAGCTGAATATGCGGGCCGTCGGCGCGGATGCGGTATTCGTTCCACTCGCCCGGCTTCAACGCCTGCTTCAGCACTTCTTCGGATGGCTGCTGGAGAATTTTCTTGCGACGGCTTTCGTCATAGAGAGCGCCGTCGTAGCCCTTGCCGAGATCGGCCTGATAGCCGATGACTTCGTGATGGTTGGGAATGCGTTCGGTGCGGAACTGCACGCCCCCGTTGACGAAGCCTTCGGTCCCTTCCAGTTTGTATTTGAGCGTCAGGTCGAAGTTCTCGTACTTCTTGGTCGTCGCCAGAAACTCATTCCGCGGCACGGTGGTGTCGAGTGAGCCGCCGACGATGGCCCCATCCTCGATGCGCCACGTCTTGTCGGTCTCCCCTTCCCACCCGGCAAACGTCTTGCCGTCAAACAGCGATTCCGCAGCGGCGGCGAATTGAAAGCAACTGAAACCAAAACAGACAGCCAGTACGAGCGCGCGAGCCATGTTCTGCAGATCCTGTGGGCAGTGTGAATTCCAAAGCGACGGCCAGTAAATCCACTTTACCGAACTTCCGACTCAAAATGCACTGCGCGGAACCCGTTCGAAATGATCGCCATCGACAGGGTCGTTAGAGCGTGATGATGGCGATGAGCCCGATCACCGTGAAAAACGAGACGGGAAATGCGATTCTCGCGATCTTTTGCAGCAGTAAAGCGCGCGGCAGATGATTTGTTCTGACGCAAATATGCATTGCGGCAACCACGAACAGCGTCGACACCACAAACGAAAACGCCGTGATGACGTACCGGTCCGTGAACGTCAGGTACGCCACTTTGGGCAATGAAAAATCGACCGCATAGGTAAACGTCACCAGCGAAAGCAGAATCGACAAGCTGACCGTGATCAGCGGCTGGAGATTGACCGGATCAAACCAGAACGCAGTCCAGGAGGCCACGACCAGCAGGGTGATCGGGAGGAAGACTCGCCAGACATAGAAGGTGTAACGCCGTGAAATCGACACCTCAAACACAAATCTTCCCGCGGCTTCAGCCTGGTTCGGCTGATCGAGACGCGCGTTGACGCTGTCAAGATTCCAGTCTGGCACCGACGCGCCCTCCAGCATTCCCACCCGGCCCTCATCGATGGACAGATCAATGTCTTTGGCAAAGGGATCGAAAGGAGCGACTTCGATGAACAGCCGCTGGCGATCGAACGGAAACCGTTGAAGATCCAGCGCCGATTGGAAATTGTGGCTGAATCGAATGCGCTGGGAAGCATGCCCGTCACGCGTGACGTAGACATCCACTTCCCGTTCCCCGTTGACCTGTTCCACCGCGTTCACAAACTCCAGTGCCGGAGTCCAGATCTGTTGCGGGCGGAAGCGACGAATCTCACTCCCTTCGTTTGGTTGCAGTGCCAGAGTCGGATCGACCCAGGTGACATCGAGATAACCGGCCATTGCAAACGATTCCTCACGCAGGTTCACGCGTGCGAAATCGATCACCTCGATGCCAATGGAAACCGGAATCCGCCGCCCTCCTTCCCCTGGCCAGCGCATCCCTTCCCGCAACTGTTGCGGCGTCAATTCGAATGCCGGGGCAGAAGAACTCAGCAAAACCAGCCAAGAGGCCGCACACCACAACCAACGGCGCATGTGCGCAGTGCAGCCCCCGCTACCGAACGTATTGACAAGCATTCGTCTCACCTGTTGAGCGTTTCCAACTCTCGAACCGACCAACGCGACTCAGCGATCGTAGGCCAGGTAAAACGTTGGTCAACACCCTCAGTCCGATGAGCGCAGGGCCGCAAACCGAACGGCAGTGGACATTACGAATAGATGACGCGACGGTGATGGCACATGGGCGAGACGCCAAACCGGGCCGGGGAGACTTCGACAGCTTACTCCTCGCGAACATATTCCTGAAACCGCGTCCGCAGCTTCTTCGTCACCGGGCCAGGCACTCCTTCGCCGATGGGGCGGCCGTCCAGTTTGGTCACCGCAATCACTTCAGCGGCGGTGCCGGTCAGGAAGCATTCGTCGGCGACGTACACGTCGTGACGGATCAGCGTCATTTCGCGGACTTCAACGCCCGCCTCGATGGCCAGTTCAATCACCACATTTCGGGTGACGCCATCCAGAATCCCGGCGTCGGTCGGCGGCGTTTTCAGGACGCCGTTCTTGACGATGAAGATGTTGTCGCCGGTGCATTCAGCAACATGCCCCAGGTGGTTCAGCATCAGGGCTTCCGCACACCCGGCGTCGGTCCCTTCGATCTTCGCGAGAATGTTATTCAGATAATTCAGCGACTTGATTCGCGGGCTGAGCGCGCCTGGATGATTGCGGATCGTGCTGGCCGTGATGATCTCCATTCCCTTTTCATACATCTCTTCGGGATACATGGTGATCGTATCGGC
This window of the Planctomicrobium piriforme genome carries:
- a CDS encoding RluA family pseudouridine synthase — encoded protein: MALVVTECTVDSGEPRRLDQIVQSLTGRSRSEVRGLLDQDCVQLNGRICKKPGLIIDPGSVVTVKHDPNMRYREAPRERPPAGFRVLFEDEHLIVVDKAPGILTVQTDHGGKKTLVDAVTDYLRRRHRGAKAIPVHRLDRDTSGVLVLGKNARIAEELMEQFRIRKAEREYAAIVAGKVTREQGTFRTYMATSKRLQRYSVGPGEQGELAITHYRVVQHLKGATYVRATLETGRRNQIRVHFSEVGHPVLGDDRYRSDLSHHPAWKGKGLALHAALLGFDHPVTGAAVRYEAPLPKEFERFLRGGS
- a CDS encoding ThuA domain-containing protein — translated: MTNLIVRARSLFIFFLLLGLVTSVHADEPRRLVLVAGKPSHPPRMHEFNAGVQLLAKCLKDVPGLEVEYVLNGWPEDGAVFEKADAAVFFMDGGGKHELVQENGRRLKLIDGLAAKGLGIGCMHYGVEVVPSQAGAEFLRWIGGHYENMFSCNPMWEPEFTVFPDHPITRGVKPFQIKDEWYFNMRFLSNLDGTTAANIGDVKFTPILVAEPGDAVRDGPYVYPKGPYPHIQAEKGKAEAMMWAIERPNGGRGFGFTGGHFHDNWANDNFRKVVLNALVWVSKAQVPEQGIASTVTADELNLNLDPKPAKK
- a CDS encoding 3-keto-disaccharide hydrolase, which codes for MARALVLAVCFGFSCFQFAAAAESLFDGKTFAGWEGETDKTWRIEDGAIVGGSLDTTVPRNEFLATTKKYENFDLTLKYKLEGTEGFVNGGVQFRTERIPNHHEVIGYQADLGKGYDGALYDESRRKKILQQPSEEVLKQALKPGEWNEYRIRADGPHIQLWLNGVKTVDYTEEDPAIAKSGIIAVQIHGGCKAIVRFKDIELTELK
- a CDS encoding ligand-gated ion channel, producing the protein MRRWLWCAASWLVLLSSSAPAFELTPQQLREGMRWPGEGGRRIPVSIGIEVIDFARVNLREESFAMAGYLDVTWVDPTLALQPNEGSEIRRFRPQQIWTPALEFVNAVEQVNGEREVDVYVTRDGHASQRIRFSHNFQSALDLQRFPFDRQRLFIEVAPFDPFAKDIDLSIDEGRVGMLEGASVPDWNLDSVNARLDQPNQAEAAGRFVFEVSISRRYTFYVWRVFLPITLLVVASWTAFWFDPVNLQPLITVSLSILLSLVTFTYAVDFSLPKVAYLTFTDRYVITAFSFVVSTLFVVAAMHICVRTNHLPRALLLQKIARIAFPVSFFTVIGLIAIITL
- a CDS encoding DUF1559 family PulG-like putative transporter; the protein is MTESSDHIPETKLETPKRVHSWTWFFVEYGAIAFALLILLALLLPNVRFAKEPARRVQCLNNLRYISLAVLNYSEQYGSLPPAYTVDALGKPLHSWRTLILPFLDQEKLYKTIDLSKPWDDPANEVAFKTVVRAFQCPETELPAGQTTFVAMASDDLCFHPTRGRALSEFKDGTNQTVMVLETDREHAVHWMSPNDCDPKWFLNFDAKSPLAHPGGINVAHVDGSARFFRASTPAKTRAALMTIAGGDKVEEY
- a CDS encoding NAD(P)/FAD-dependent oxidoreductase, with the translated sequence MDLKSTYPFWPIKNGLPATYPFLKEDVTCDVVILGAGITGTLVADELSKRGLGVVLLDRRDVGQGSTAATTGLLQYEIDVPLCDLIELVGKETAERAYRLCLDSISQLETLAAECKGEVAGFDRKTSIYVASRKRHVQELEREQAARYAAGIPSEFLTGDELQDRYGLNFPVALVNQTAAVCDAFGMTHGLLQNCLQRGAKVFDRTDAVRIRQRQDKVEVTTDRGPTVFARHIIFATGYESQNQLRKPVAKLKSTYAFVSQPLEEMPGWNEKWLLWESARPYLYLRTTQDRRVLLGGEDDPFRDPARRDRSIPRKTQKLLKRVSELFPKMPLEPEYAWAGTFGETKDGLPYIGASPDRPWAWFALGFGGNGITFSAVAAKILADLIVGDDCPDAELFRFDR
- a CDS encoding DUF1559 family PulG-like putative transporter — protein: MTDPLDFGPEVPQEPPKGGRSWTRFVLECGAAVFAILFLIALLLPAQRNVREAGPRIQCKNNLKQLGMAIHSYYEVYGSLPPAYTVDANGKPLHSWRTLLLPSLGEIALYRTIDLSKPWNDPANELAFKTALPTFQCPSANISPTQTTYMAMVGEDFCFHPTRGRTFSEIKDGMSNTVMIFETDSDHAVHWMSPDDGDPKWFLSFSEKNPISHKGGIQMTLMDGSVRMFDVASPVAIREALMTIAGGETVGEF
- a CDS encoding endonuclease domain-containing protein, translating into MSNPPDKQDWLQIRARELRKEATQPERILWRALRNRRLCKLKFLRQCVIDEFVVDFVCREQKLIIEIDGDSHAERAAKDFLREQRLKADGYRVFRVSNDDVLTNLEGVLIGIVAAAGIDPAKWRDGFVD
- the ilvE gene encoding branched-chain-amino-acid transaminase — encoded protein: MSQKIYLDGQLLPKEQAVISVYDHGLLYGDGVFEGIRVYSKRVFRLKDHVERLYESARAIRLIIPITPAEMTKAVEETVAANGITDGYVRLVITRGAGSLGLDIRRTSHPQVIIIADTITMYPEEMYEKGMEIITASTIRNHPGALSPRIKSLNYLNNILAKIEGTDAGCAEALMLNHLGHVAECTGDNIFIVKNGVLKTPPTDAGILDGVTRNVVIELAIEAGVEVREMTLIRHDVYVADECFLTGTAAEVIAVTKLDGRPIGEGVPGPVTKKLRTRFQEYVREE
- a CDS encoding FAD-dependent oxidoreductase; protein product: MTTKPLWEQGKKRVAFPELKAGGDYDIVVVGGGITGVTTAYLLKQAGRKVCLLEKGHVAGGETGHTSAHLSYVTDSRFSELVKNFGVEEAGLVWSGGGAAIDLIERLVTDNNLDCDFKRIPGFLVPHLAPNHKSTSKETDDLQADAQTARDSGFEATYLDSIFALHEPGVRFADQARFHPVKYVQALAKLIPGDGSDVFEQAEVSEVQDDPLEVVANGFSLRCQKVIIATHVPLMGKAGFLSASLFQTKLYPYSSYVISAKIPRKAMTEAVYWDLKEPYDYLRIDSGETHDEAILGGEDHKTGQESDTEAAFQRLEQKLLRLLPEAKIDLRWSGQVVETNDGLPYIGEIAKNQFVATGFSGNGLTFGTLAAMMASDYVVGRSNPWSDLLAVERKKIKGGAWDYLTENLDFPYYFVRDWLVRGERGSTRSVKRGEGKVLKLDGQSVACSRDESGKLSQCSAVCTHMGCLVRWNNAEKTWDCPCHGSRFAATGEVIGGPAEEPLPKFRKQTKKSEKKLKS